Within the Agromyces ramosus genome, the region GCGGTCGAGCAGGTGATGGTCGCGGTGGTCGTCGGTGATCCACTCCTCGAGGAACGGGTAGACCGCGACGACGGCCAGCCCGACGGTGATCACCGCGAGCGGGACCAGCAGGGCGAGGGTCCAGGTTCGGTCGAGCCAGACGAACTCCCATCCCGGCGGGACCAGCCGCAGAGCTCCGTCGAGGAAGCCCGTGTACCAGTCGGGCTGGCTGCCCGCCCCGGCATCCCCGGGCGATGCCGGCCCGTAGAGCCAGATGGGGCTGATGGTCACGGTCGCCGAGATCAGCACGAGGATGCCGCTCACGATGAGCCCGAGTCCGAGGCCGCGCCGCGCCGCGTTCGGCACGAGCGGGATGCCCACCACCCGGGACTCGCTGCGGCCCGAACCCCGGAACTGCGGCGACCGATGCCGGAGCCAGAGGACGCCTCGCACGACGAGGAGCGCCACCAGCGCGACCGAGGCGACGAGGTGCAGCGGGTAGAGGTTCGCGAGCACGTTGCCGGGGAACTCCCCGCCGAACAGCAACCGCGATACGGGAGTGCCGATGAACGGGATGGCGAGGACGATGCCCTCCACGATGCGAAGGCCCGTGCCCGACAGCATGTCGTCGGGCAGCGCGTAGCCGCTCCATCCGGCGGCGAGTGCCGAGACGAAGACGAGGAACAGCAGCACCCAGGCGGCGCGACGAGGACGCCGGAACCCGCCCGTGAAGAAGATGCTGAGCATCTGCAGGATCACGGCGGCGGGCAGCAACAGGGCCGCCCAGTGGTGCGCCTGCCGCACGAGGAGTCCGCCGGGCACGTCGAACGTCACCTGCATCGTCGACGCGAATGCCTTCGACACCTCGGCGCCGTGCAGCGGGGCGTAGGAACCCTCATACGTGACGACCTCGTTCGATGGTGTGTAGAAGAACATGAGCACGAGGCCGGTGCCGAACAGCATGACGACGCACGCCGCCGTGACGACGCCGAACAGGTTCGTCAAGTGATTCGGCACGACCCGGCGGCGCAGCTCCGTCGACACCCGCGACGCCTGTCGCCCGAACCGGGTCGTCCGCAGGCGCG harbors:
- the qcrB gene encoding cytochrome bc1 complex cytochrome b subunit; protein product: MSVERKQRQNVSDRIAARLRTTRFGRQASRVSTELRRRVVPNHLTNLFGVVTAACVVMLFGTGLVLMFFYTPSNEVVTYEGSYAPLHGAEVSKAFASTMQVTFDVPGGLLVRQAHHWAALLLPAAVILQMLSIFFTGGFRRPRRAAWVLLFLVFVSALAAGWSGYALPDDMLSGTGLRIVEGIVLAIPFIGTPVSRLLFGGEFPGNVLANLYPLHLVASVALVALLVVRGVLWLRHRSPQFRGSGRSESRVVGIPLVPNAARRGLGLGLIVSGILVLISATVTISPIWLYGPASPGDAGAGSQPDWYTGFLDGALRLVPPGWEFVWLDRTWTLALLVPLAVITVGLAVVAVYPFLEEWITDDHRDHHLLDRPRDTPSRTGIGVAGLTFFGVLWLAGSADLVAVAFSLTIETVVATLQVAVLIGPVIAFELTRRVCLGLQRKDREIVLHGFETGRIVRLPGGEYIEVHQPVDDDERARLTGVVDPRPELLRPDERGRITPARRLRVRLSRFFFEDRIVRPVAPAELEPQVAEPRPHEVSAAS